A region from the Benincasa hispida cultivar B227 chromosome 12, ASM972705v1, whole genome shotgun sequence genome encodes:
- the LOC120068085 gene encoding pentatricopeptide repeat-containing protein At5g66520-like, translating into MIHKTFNDAILPLLHKSKSLQHLKQIHAHLLKTHLPENPYAIAPLLAVAATSGYNGGSFFSYACEIFKNLQQRNIFMYNSMIRGYVLSQSPKQAILCYLDLIVHRFSANNYTFPPLIKACALVYHELKRIGYLVHAHVIVLGYENDPFVVSALVEFYSLFDLKIARVLFDKSSVKDVVVWTAMVDGYGKIGDVENARVLFDEMPERNVISWSAMMAAYSRVSDFREVLSLFRQMQEKDIRPNESVIVSVLTACAHLGAITQGLWMHSYAKRYGLDSNPILATALVDMYSKCGYIESALAVFEGISNKDAGAWNAMISGVAMNGDVMKSLELFNKMIVNGTQATETTFVVILAACTHAKMVERGLKLFNQMYPVYGVQPQFEHHACVVDLMARAGMVEDAEKFVEEKMGGFGNVDANVWGAILGACRKYGNIEIGNRIWKKLSAMGVSDCGTQVLSYNIYSEAGWEMAAKEVRKKFSEAKLKKTPGCSVLEVDGTVQEFLAGDLSHPQVQDICEMLGSLSRMVKWETLGRVI; encoded by the coding sequence ATGATTCACAAAACGTTTAACGACGCCATTCTTCCCCTTTTACACAAATCCAAATCCCTGCAACATCTCAAACAAATTCATGCCCACCTACTCAAGACCCACCTTCCCGAAAATCCATACGCCATCGCACCTTTGCTCGCCGTCGCTGCAACTTCCGGCTACAATGGCGGTTCTTTTTTCTCTTACGCTTGTGAAATTTTCAAGAACCTGCAGCAGAGGAATATTTTCATGTACAATTCGATGATCAGAGGGTATGTTCTATCCCAGTCTCCGAAACAAGCGATTTTGTGTTACTTAGATTTGATCGTTCATAGGTTTTCCGCTAATAACTACACTTTTCCGCCATTGATAAAAGCTTGCGCGTTAGTTTATCATGAATTGAAGCGAATAGGTTATTTGGTTCATGCCCATGTTATTGTACTTGGATATGAGAATGATCCTTTTGTTGTGAGTGCGCTCGTTGAATTTTATTCCTTGTTCGATTTGAAAATTGCACGTGTATTGTTCGACAAAAGTTCTGTGAAGGATGTAGTTGTGTGGACGGCGATGGTTGATGGGTATGGAAAGATTGGTGATGTTGAGAATGCTAGAGTGTTGTTTGATGAAATGCCTGAGAGGAATGTAATTTCTTGGAGCGCTATGATGGCTGCATATTCTCGAGTTAGTGACTTCAGAGAGGTGCTTTCTTTGTTTAGACAAATGCAAGAGAAAGATATTAGGCCCAATGAATCAGTTATTGTTAGTGTTCTTACTGCTTGTGCTCATCTTGGTGCTATAACACAAGGACTTTGGATGCACTCTTACGCCAAGCGCTACGGTTTGGACTCGAACCCAATATTGGCTACTGCATTGGTTGACATGTATTCAAAATGTGGTTATATCGAATCAGCTTTAGCAGTTTTTGAGGGCATTTCAAATAAAGATGCCGGGGCTTGGAATGCAATGATTTCGGGTGTTGCAATGAATGGGGATGTGATGAAATCACttgaattatttaataaaatgattGTCAATGGAACTCAAGCTACAGAAACTACATTTGTAGTTATCCTTGCTGCTTGTACACATGCTAAGATGGTTGAGAGGGGGCTTAAATTGTTCAACCAAATGTATCCTGTTTACGGGGTTCAACCTCAATTCGAGCATCATGCTTGTGTGGTTGATCTTATGGCTAGAGCAGGTATGGTAGAGGATGCTGAGAAATTTGTAGAAGAAAAAATGGGAGGCTTTGGTAATGTGGATGCAAATGTGTGGGGAGCAATACTGGGTGCTTGTAGAAAATATGGGAATATTGAAATTGGGAACAGAATTTGGAAAAAGCTTTCAGCTATGGGTGTATCAGACTGTGGTACCCAAGTTCTTTCATACAACATCTATTCTGAAGCTGGATGGGAAATGGCGGCAAAGGAGGTAAGAAAAAAGTTCTCAGAAGCTAAATTGAAGAAAACCCCAGGTTGTAGTGTATTAGAGGTTGATGGCACAGTTCAAGAGTTTCTTGCTGGCGATCTCTCTCATCCACAAGTGCAAGATATATGTGAAATGCTTGGTTCTCTTTCTAGAATGGTGAAGTGGGAGACACTTGGTCGAGTAATTTAG
- the LOC120092677 gene encoding LOW QUALITY PROTEIN: probable aquaporin TIP2-2 (The sequence of the model RefSeq protein was modified relative to this genomic sequence to represent the inferred CDS: inserted 1 base in 1 codon; deleted 5 bases in 3 codons) produces MVKLAVGSAADSFSAASLKAYLSEFIATLLFVFAGVGSAIAYGKLTSDAPLDAPGLVAVAVAHAFALFVGVSMAANISGGHLNPAVTFGLAIGGNITILTGLFYWIAQLLGSIVACLLLQFVTNGKSIPTTACGGTGSIEGVVFEIIITFGLVYTVYATAADPKKGALLDHCPNLLIGFIVGANILAAGPFSGGSMNPARSFGPAVVSGTFSQIWIYWVGPLIXGGLAGLIYGDIFISSYAPVPVICDYA; encoded by the exons ATGGTGAAGTTGGCCGTGGGCTCCGCCGCCGATTCCTTCAGTGCGGCTTCTCTTAAAGCTTATCTCTCTGAATTTATCGCCACTCTCCTTTTCGTCTTCGCCGGCGTCGGTTCCGCCATCGCCTACG GTAAGTTGACATCTGATGCGCCATTGGATGCACCGGGTTTGGTGGCGGTGGCGGTGGCTCATGCATTTGCCCTATTTGTCGGTGTGTCAATGGCAGCAAACATCTCCGGTGGCCACCTGAACCCAGCGGTGACCTTCGGGTTGGCCATCGGCGGCAACATCACCATCTTGACCGGCTTGTTCTACTGGATCGCCCAATTGCTTGGCTCCATTGTTGCCTGCCTCCTCCTTCAATTCGTTACCAACGgcaaa aGTATTCCTACCACGGCGTGCGGCGGGACTGGGAGCATT GAAGGAGTAGTATTCGAGATAATAATCACCTTCGGTCTGGTGTACACAGTTTACGCTACA GCCGCAGACCCCAAAAAAGGGGCTCTCTTGGACCATTGCCCCAATTTGCTTATCGGCTTCATTGTTGGTGCCAACATCCTCGCTGCCGGCCCATTTAGCGGTGGGTCCATGAACCCGGCCCGTTCTTTCGGCCCAGCTGTTGTTAGCGGG ACTTTCTCTCAAATTTGGATCTATTGGGTCGGCCCACTTA GTGGTGGGCTTGCTGGCCTTATCTATGGCGATATCTTTATTTCCTCTTATGCCCCTGTTCCTGTCATCTGTGATTATGCTTAA